The genomic window AGCACCTGGGGTAGACCCTTTAGCGTTCCTGTTATCGTCAAGTCGTTGCTTTTCCGTCCAATTCAGAATACGGAGACTGTGGGGTATTCAGTTGGGGGAATCAGTTCTCCCTCTTAGACCTGGTTCGATTTAGTTTAACGACTGCTGTTTATCGGGAGCGCCATTGTCAGTTTTGCGAACCACATGTCCGGTCTTACCTCAGTTTTAACACTTTAAATCCGAGCTTCTTCATGTAAATTGGGGAAAGGACTCTTATGGATTCCTCCACCAAGGTAGTCTCTACAATTTCAACCCGATGGACTTTGTGCATTGACTTGCTCTAGAGCGCTGCTGTTCCCTGTGCTAGCGGAAAATACACTGTTTCAGCAAACGTTCCATTCGGTGTTGAATATGCTGCCCATTCCGGACCTCGTATACCTCTTACGAATGCCTGGCAGTTCATCTTCTCAAcgaattttgctgttttattttaatttattttatttcattacagcTGGCTACTGTTGACTCAAAGCGAATCTATTCGAGGTGGTGGCAtccgagcaacaacaacattttttaaactagaAATGTCAAGGGAAAGAGAATAGAAGAATGGAATGAATAACAAATCGATAAAATTAGTTTATCGCCTATTCACAACGCTATAACAACTTTTCGTCATGTTGAATAAAGCCCCAAGAACAGGATCGTGAAAATGGCAAAGTTGAGCGAACTTAAGGTTCAGTTGGAACAACGTGACTTGTTAAATACTGGCAATAAGGCATATTTACAAGTACGGCTGCGCGAGACTGTGGAGGCAGAGGGCGTTGATGTAAACGAATATGTGTTCCAGCTAGAAGGTGAGGAGTCATCGTCTAAAATGGAAGAGAATACAGAACcttcattttgtttaaaaattctcTTTATGGGAAAGAAgcctttttaaattcttttcattttacaatatttttttaaatacctttaGAGAAATTCTTAGAAATGTgaattcagaaataaaaaatgtaacataAACtcgtttataaacaaaaattgttcatatttttttttattatattaatatttcattatGAATATCCATAGAAATTTTCTTCCTTCATGTATGTACTATGTATTAAttgtaccatttttttttaatcgctgtgaaataaaaagtaatttttcaaaaaggcAATTTGTCTTTTGAATGGTTAGAGTGAGTGATGGCCGATTTAaaggaaaaatgttaaaataataacaatgacATCAATATTGCAAACatagttacatatgtatataattatattagattCCTATCAAGAATTTTTTCTCGTAAAattgatttatgttttttttgtaatttgtaacaTACTGTACTAAATTCAATAAGCCAGCTGTAGGGTTagataatgaaaaagaaaatcaaaattagCTGATATAAACTGCATCATCAGCAGACCAAAGGCAATCGTATTTTTTCGttgtatttaaatgaaataccatgcaataaatttagtttgtacAACGTAGTCATTAGAATAAAAGAATAAAGTTGCTGAGACTTAAATTTTGCTAATAGTTAAAACACATGGATTGTTATACTCAGAGTGGAAAagttaacaataaaatatttacataagctATTTTAATATTGCAGCATTCAAAGTGcactttcaataaaataaatcaaattgaaTAACATAACGATGGGCATTCCCGATATTCGAATGCTCATTTCAGTGGAGTTTGAGGTGTTTGGCCACGTTCAAGGTAAGCAtagaaaaaagtatgtattttctGTATTGAGTAGAAATGGCTTCATataatttctacaaaaaaataatagacaTCTACGCCAAAATTGTTCACTTGCAAGAATTCTATTTTTAGGTAATGGCATTTAATGTATTTGCGCATTCGAGCAAAAATGTCGACATAAAACCAATTCAAAGTGAATAACAAAATCAGAAAagacattaaaataatttattattgatCTCGAACATtgggatttatttatttgtttattcatataaatttagtcaatgaaaatacaagtttcttacagactataggcaaataaaaaatttattactaaaagcactaaaaattatttacaggAACTTAGGTAAGTAAgagattaatttttaataaagtgtTCAAAGTATTAGTAAATTTATATTTCTCTGCAAAAATCAATTGATATAGAACTCGAGATCTTATTTAACTCACTAAGTGCACACGCACAAAAggataaacaacaaaaacaaaaataaaatacaacaccAATAAATATGAAGGACCGTGAGTTCTTGACCAAATCGAAATACATGGTGTTCAGTGTAGCAGAATTCCTCCTTCTTATAATTGGAAGTTTGGCGACGAGAATAGCGCGATTATTAGCAAATATAAATATCTGCTTATATACAAACTCTCTTATACGAAACACTTAAATCTGAAGCTTGCTGATTCTAAAAGCGCTATCAATGCAACTTGGCTTAAATACGAGGGCggatcaataagtccgtgactttttgtatttctgacctctttactgaaaaagaaatactgctcctgtcaacaggcatctgtcagttgactcctgtcaaaatttgaacgtgctacgtcagttagtttgtgttttacagctacctttatcagactacccagtaattgacagtcgaccacaaacgcaatcgtgtaacaacttcacaggaaggtttggcgttgtttaatcgcaatatggaggagtttttgtgccgttttgtaaccgtggacgaaacatggatccatcaccacacaccagagtccaaacaacagtcgaaacagtgggtttctaagggtgaatcggcttaataagcacacgaaattcagttttttttcattttctcctcaaattactgggtagtctgataaaggtagctgtaaaacacaaactaactgacgcagcacgtccaaattttgacaggagtcaactggcAGTTGCCTGTTGACaagagcagtatttctttttcagtaaagaggtcagaaatacaaaaggTCATGGACTTATTGATCCGCCCTCGTATTTCAATGATCCTCGTATCAGCAtttcaaataaactaaaaatctaTGATGCGTGCTCAAGGTAAATCATGTTTTAGGGTGCGCAAGTTTGGGTTGTCGACGAATGCGATTCAGTTGAGAGACTTCTacgtttctttattaaaaaatacatttttttgccgCCAAATCGCCGAATTATATGATTCATATCGAAACAGATTTGGTTCcgcaatatttacatataccttcagctcaaatatgaacgagacgttatcaataaaacggtccgcggataacatatggcaaaaataaattttttgttttttggtaggactgttataagcttacatggcaaatttcagcgtgatatgtcacatagtttgttttctgtgctactgtaaacaagtcaagctcgagtgtgttcttcgaatttaacgatggaaattcaagttgaacaaagaatttgtttgaaattttgttattccaacaaaatttcggcttcagacgccttaaaaatgttgcagacaacctatggggactctgctctatcgcatgcacgtgttttccagtggtacaaatcgttcaaagagggccgtacatcggttgaaaacttgcctcatgaacgtcgtccagcaacatcagtaaacgacgaaaacatcggaaaagtaaaggaaattgtgcttgaaaatcgcacaaagcgcaaaatcggttaacgctgaatattatttagacgttttaaagcgtttgcgcgagaacattcgttttaaaaggaaggaattttgggacaacaagtcatggttcttgcatcacgataatgcaccagctcacacatcacgtcttgttcgcgattatttgaacaaaaataatgttaatatcgttcctcaagcaccgtattcgcctgatatggctccatgtgactttttcctgtttcccaagctcaagttggaaaacattttgagacaattgaagtcataaaagagaattcgaagaacacactcgagcttgacttgtttacagtagcacagaaaacaaactatgtgacatatcacgctgaaatttgccacgtaagcttataacagtcctaccaaaaaacaaaaaatgtatttttgccatatgtcatccgcggaccgttttattgataacgtctcgttcatatttgagcagaaggtacatactccgagcacatacatatgtaatttgtcttatatatattgtatacaattggcgcttacatcctctttgcttgtttggccgagctcctgctcctatttgtggtgtgcgtcttgatgttgttccacaaaatggagggacctacagttccaagcccactccgaacggcagatatttttatgatgagctttttcatggcagaaatacactcggaggtttgccattgcctgccgaggcgcgaccgctattagaaaaacgtttttcttaattttggtgtttcaccgagattcgaaccaacgctctctctgtgaattccgaatggtaatcacgcactacggcggccgcctttttGTCTTACGGTGTTTTATTATGCCAAGTCACAGGCTTCTGCGCATCCCTGTTGAGGAGACTGTACGCCTAGGCGCTCATTGGGTAAGGGCATCTCGCTAATGTTAAATATTGAGCCTCTTACTGCTTTTACTTCTAAGACTTTGTCTGAAGCTTAAGAATAAAAACCTTTCGACTTAAAATCAGAAACATATGATTTGTTTGCACTTACAGATATTAAATAGGTTAGTGATAacacaggtctgcaaaaaaatgggttcggaatgttctataaaagtgtagtgtcatttccgaagtaattttttgcgtagaatccgagtccggggtttaaattgctctatcacgtcaggattttgagatatcctaacctaaaagtgcaaaaaacgctgtttttgcccatttttgaggttatgtagctacgaaGATTTTGCTCGCAACTAGACCCATATATCCCAATGAATTTTTAGTCGATGAATCCGAATCCGAGGTCAAAAAAATGGTTTGGTAAGGGTGGTTGGTAATGGTTTAGGGGTTGGGAtgggttttccatttttttgacTTCGGATTCGGATTCAGCGACCAAAAATACATAGGGATATGTAGGTCtaattggctatttttttttgtgcgactATGTATTCGACCGTATCACGTCTCATGTTATCTCAATGGattttcgaatatcgaaaaattcacaaacatgaaacttcaaaatgcgatatctcagtgaaaaataaagatatttaagaaaactcaacggcatttaaaagaggaagacttatactttaaaataccacgtctacttttttatgaagagcgaaatcttcgtagctacataacctcaaaaatgggcaaaacagcgttttttgcacttttaggttaggatatctcaaaatcctgaagtgatagagcaatttaaaccccggattcggattctacgcaaaaaattacttcgaaaatgacCCTACACTTTCCTAGAACGAAAGATTGTTGACCTGTGTAATTTTTCTGCCTACGTTATTAGCTTAATAGGAAGTCTTCTTAAACTAAAAGCGAGACCTTTTAAGAATGCACTTTCTACCGACTGCACAGTTTGTAACTTGGGTGACCTCGAAAACATCCAACAGTCCTGGTCATCTgcctaatttataaaaattttcgtttagagcatttttgtgaaaaacattagatttatttaatactggctttaacccgcggccccgctcgcgtaggagtagttttgagggatttaggataagtatataaaagaattacaaacaataattccatagaaaataatttttttattaataaccataatatttcaatacccggcatccgttgctatgcctcgttgaataaaatcagaacaaccaaagagaaaaatatcaagcaaaattatttttattaatcttctatctcaaaccgtttttgaactttgcatttgggttatagttgaacagcttatgcggattatgaagtctagagtgtgctataaatagtgggaaataggaaaacccaagattttttagattaaatttaagcaaatattccgttattagtgacgaatgagagtggtggcgcggccatAGCTTTCTTAAgaatatcaaaattatattgcgaaatttaaacaaacatgtcgaataaatatattatatctcctaatttataatgaaattctaAACGACGCATAAGCACTTAGTATTAAGTATTAATTAAGCACTAATTTTACATCATAAGAAGAAGCTGAAGGCCTTAGCAGCCATAGCTTTCCTAACtaggcttataattttaattataagtttcagcttgtaataataataataataatacacttGAACCAGAATCCTTTGAactaaaaattcagaaaatgtgCCATCATATATGGTAGATAAATTATTCCGACTGACAACATACCAATGTTATAGTCGTATGTTCTACTAGTTATAAGTAccaattgtatatgtataattattatttaaaaaaaaagaacataacATATAGTCCGTAAGCCAGCGACAGATTTTCACGACCAAGTTCCTCTcagtcgatatctcgtaaactaCCTCAGATAGTTGCATTATGAAGGGTTGTGAACGTCAGCTGCGGCTCCGAGGGTGGGTTGAGCAGTTATAGCCACCCtcgcacgtaaaaaaaaaaattatttttagtcatttcctcccgattaaaacattgatcaaattaaagttagactaatattttgaagaaataaaatcgtCAGCTGATTATAAAGTGGTGGATTATACGTCAGCTGGTCAcacaaatatggaaaaaaaaaatattttttcagagaTTTCCtcccaaacgaaaatttatcagatgatagtttatgtattgtttttaataaataaataagtcagcTGGCTATATGTCGGTGGAATGTGCGTCAGCTGATTCCCTGAAGGTGTAACGTAGGAGCTAGTCGGAAACATTTATAGCCTAAGTAAATGTATCAGCTGACGAGTTTTCCCCCAACATActgccagctgatttgttttattacttacaggatcatttcaacaatccgcacaaacatttcttttcgggaggaaatgacgtacttgaagttattcaacattacatttaatgtgcaaactgaaatgtataattttatggcaatgtttcgattaaataaaattttttatgggaaCTTTCCGATTCTtaagaatagaaataaataaatattttgttaagcaaatcaactaatttataatttttcagtacttaAATGAATAATGTTTAAgatttaatacaaaaagttatttaattatgtttggtaattttatcattttcattttcgcttCTGCTCATCTCACTTTCTTCTCTTTATGACTCACTGTCAGAGTCgctgtttaaaaatacaaaaaataatttaggatacaggtttaaaaaaaataaaattgaaaaaaattcttaccTTCTTCTGATTGAGTTATTTGATCAATGGATGTTGGTAACTGAGTACCAGGAATCCACATGAATTCATATCTGTTATTTATTTCTACCCAGCCATAGTCAGAAGGCTCATTGACAGTTGGTACTTTCAGGTGTGCTTGAGACCAAATTTCCGAAATATAACACGTCCTTAGAAAATGATTATATAATTCCGTTTTGCACGGCGGAAGAGATGAGCCATCAATACCTTTCTTAGGTAATCGAAACGAATTGTCATTATCAAGAAATTTGTATGTCTTTTGAAACAATGCTACTCTCGCctcatttataaactttaatcgTTTCAAACCATATACATTACATACAAACTCttgtattttgtcaaaaaagtcaaGTCTCTTCTCAGATGGTTGTGACAATTGGATAAAACATTCAGTGAATTCTTcagattttgaaattattgaaaatggcCGGTTTTTGCCCTTCTTAAAAAAGGCCGGGTTGTAATCGCATCCTGTGAATGCGTGAAATGCAGGAAGCGCTGCACTTAAATTTACTCCTAATGCTTTATGTAATTCTGTTATGATGATAAATCTTTGATTTTTTCCGACGCCGACTTCCATACAAATTTGAATATCTTCTGCAATATTACCCATATTGGCTAACATAATTATTAATACGTCAGTATCCGAGCAACGAATCGTaacatttgcattaaaatttaacTGGCAAacgtggaaaattatttttgtgtcgGCTTCTTCGTGAGCTGGACACGAAAGTGTTTTTTCTACCGTTTTTACCACTTTAGAATCTGTAACTACGTACTTAaaacaatcgtcaacattgacataaattattttacaatattattaatatatggtgccatataattttcttcccaattttcaataaaaaactgtaGAAGTGCTTCTTTAAAGTTGGTATTTTTTAACTcaattgaaaaatctttttttcgcaCTTGATCTGGACCATCGATACGAAAGTTTACTTGTTCCATACCTCGGAGTTTATGCTCAGTGTCTTTAATCGATGGGAAAATGTATCTATCAAAGGCAATGATAATGACTTTTGCTCTGTTTGCACAAATTGCAAAATCATTCATGATTCATCATTTGCAATACTCtttttgaaatgtttccaatttccattattataaattagttgatttgcttaacaaaatatttatttatttctattcttaAGAATCGGAAAGttcccataaaaaattttatttaatcgaaacattgccataaaattatacatttcagtttgcacattaaatgtaatgttgaataacttcaagtacgtcatttcctcccgaaaagaaatgtttgtgcggattgttgaaatgatcctgtaagtaataaaacaaatcagctggcagTATGTTGGGGGAAAACTCGTCAGCTGATACATTTACTTAGGCTATAAATGTTTCCGACTAGCTCCTACGTTACACCTTCAGGGAATCAGCTGACGCACATTCCACCGACATATAGCCAgctgacttatttatttattaaaaacaatacataaactatcatctgataaattttcgtttgggaggaaatcactgaaaaaatattttttttttccatatttgtgTGACCAGCTGACGTATAATCCACCACTTTATAATCAGCTGacgattttatttcttcaaaatattagtctaactttaatttgatcaatgttttaatcgggaggaaatgactaaaaataatttttttttttacgtgcgaGGGTGGCTATAACTGCTCAACCCACCCTCGGAGCCGCAGCTGACGTTCACAACCCTTCATAATGCAACTATCTGAGGCATTTTACGAATTATCGACTGAGAGGAAATGACTGACAAAAATTAGCACCTGGCTCACGGActaatatgtgcatacatacatatgtttactatatatttatatattatataactattgtaatatatttacttacttttttaactattaggTTGCTACTTCACCAAATATACGAGAGACCTTTGTGGCAAAGCTGGGATCAGAGGGTGGGTTAAAAACTCTAAGCAAGGAACTATTATAGGAAAAATGCAAGGACCGAAAGAAGAAATCGACAAGATGTATGTACTCCAAAGATAACTTAGTATAAATACGCtctatgtatattatatattttcttcttaGGATAAGCTGGCTATCTAAGGAAGGTTCACCCGGCTGCCAAATTGACAAGTGTATATTGAAAAATTCTACAACTCTCAATCGGTTGGACTATAAGGATTTTGCAATTAGATTTTGATGTATTGAAACTCTTGTCATAAACTTCTTCCCCGCATGAAATAttggaatttattttaagttgtTAACCTTTCCCAAaagatttttgataaaattaaatatttaaataaatatttgtcttCTCAATTGAGAAatcttgtatttttatatttggaaaTCAACATTTTGGGAAAAGCAATTAATTGTATACTAATCGTAACCACTGTTCCTCTCATCTTTAACTTTCTGTTTATCTAACATCCTTGGAAACGACCGTTCGCCTTCATACGTTCAAACGATTTCTGTGCATCATATTTCCTGAAAAgatgtttttatatatgtagaCAAATATATGTAGACAAAATTACTACGAATCGATTACTTGTAAAATTCGGCATAAGCATCTTTTTTGGGTTTGTTCACAAGAAAATGCCAGCTTACTGTTACAACTGTAGTCAATGCGATAGCAACGATTAGGTTCTTTTTGATGGTAGCATTATGCAAACCACGAAGAACAGGCTTTGCAGCACTTACAGTTGCGGGAGCACTCGCCAtcgtaactaaaaaaaaagaaaattgcgtAACAGAACAAACATAGGTTAGATGTAAAAAAACTTTCGAGACATAAATTTTGCACTTCAGACTTTTGTGTTCTTAATTTGCAATTATTATGAGtatttatttaagaattatGTTAAACTATTTCAAGCTATAAAACATTCACACCTTTTAATCAGATAGAAGAAAAACTTCTGACAAATGTACACACTACGAGAAATGACAAATATAAGGCTTGCCACAAACACTTCGCAACGTCGTCGTTAAGCTAGATATACACGAGGAAACCGTTGAAGCAACGTGTTGCCTTTGTTTAAGAAACACGTTGCGACCGTTGCTTCAATCTCAGTATTGTGTATAACTGTGGTGCAGGAAAGGTACAAGCGGAAGATacgtaaaattcaattttttaaatgatccACTAAATACGTAAAATTACTTCTCTTATTATAATGGACGAACTTTTGTACGAAAAAGAGGAAGAAGGGATGCAACAAAAgaagagaaagaaaatttggtccaaaaattggatttaaaaaaaatcgaattttcgaACGAGAGGCTGCTGAAAGAACTGAAGGAAAACGAGCCAGCGGACTATAAAAATTACATGAGGATGGACGAAGCCCTGTTTAGAAAATTGTTGGACTtcgtaaaggccaaaataacGAAACAAGATACCATAATGAGAGAGGCAATATCAGCAGAAGTTAGACTGGCAATAACTTTGCGGTATCTTGCAACAGGAAACTCTTTTGCGgacttgaaatttttatcaattttattgtattcattttttaattgttcgtatgctttttttctattggaggttgaattagttttaaaggtgacacacagatggcgctatttatcactttatcgcgttggcaatactgaatatatattcatgacaaagcctcatccctaggctttgtttatcagtatctgtcatttcgctgaagtataaacaacggagtgttttcgtgctccgagtatgtcaactttcgtgccgtcgaaacgcaatttgcgggaagctttgcttttctgcttcaatttgaaaaaaaatacagcccaagcccgtgaattgctgcaggaggcctacccagaccatactccgtcaatttcaacatgtgagtactggtttcgacgattcaaaagtggtgattttcacaccgaagacaaggagcgtcttggccagcccaaaaagttcgaggacgcggatttgggggaattggtaaacgaggactcgtgccaaacccacaaagagcttgctgaatcattgggcgttgataaatcaaccgtttgcaagcgtctaaaagcgatgggaatgatccaaaagcaaggacattgggtcccgtacgagttgaagctgcgcgacgtcgaacggcgactttttacgtacgaattgctgatcgagcgacaaaatcggaagggttttttgcatcgcgtggtgactggcgacgaaaaatggatccactacgataacccaaaacgcaaaaaatcatggggtttgcccggccacgcatcaacgtcgacggccaagcagaatattcacggcaagaaaatcatgctctgcatttggtgggatcaggtcggcgtcgtatattttgagctgctccaaccgggcgaaacaatcacgggggatcgttaccgactgcaattgatg from Anastrepha ludens isolate Willacy chromosome 5, idAnaLude1.1, whole genome shotgun sequence includes these protein-coding regions:
- the LOC128863677 gene encoding acylphosphatase-2; translated protein: MGIPDIRMLISVEFEVFGHVQGCYFTKYTRDLCGKAGIRGWVKNSKQGTIIGKMQGPKEEIDKMISWLSKEGSPGCQIDKCILKNSTTLNRLDYKDFAIRF
- the LOC128863678 gene encoding cytochrome c oxidase subunit 6C-1: MASAPATVSAAKPVLRGLHNATIKKNLIVAIALTTVVTVSWHFLVNKPKKDAYAEFYKKYDAQKSFERMKANGRFQGC